The Flavobacterium faecale genomic sequence AAACTTCCAGAATTAGCTGCTGAAAACAACTTGTTTACAGCCATAGTTGTATTATTTGCTATAAAAGAAATTTCTGCATTTCCTTTCGTGAAATTTCCTTCGTTCAATACAATCACTCCTTTATCATAGGTACCCATTGATTTATTTTCATTATCATCATTCGTACATGATGTAAGCGCCATAGCACTCGCTACGCAGGCAATTGTAATTTTTTTAAAGTTCATTTGTTTAGTATTTAATTGTTAAAGATAAATTATAATTAATTCCAGGCATTGGCCTAATTTCTACTGTTTGATAGCTCTTATTGAATATGTTCATGATCTGAAAACCAAGTTTATAATGCTCCTTCTTCCCTATTTTGTAAAAAGTACTTAGGTTTGATACTTGATATTCTTTCAATCTTGTCAAATTGTCTGTCGTGGTAAAAACAGCTCCGTTAAATAAAAGTTGGTAATTAAACGACCAATTCTTAATGCTATAATCCAATGCGCCCGTGACTTTATGGTACGGCACATAGGTTAATTGTTTGTCTCGCGCTTGATCAACCGCCGATGTATAGGCATAAGCAAGGTCAAAATCAAATTGTTGTTTGTTGATTTTTTTTCGAAAATGCCCTGTAATTTCAGCCCCTTTATTCTTAACGTGATCGGTATTAATTGGTTTCCAAATACCATTTTCATTGGGTAACCAGCGAATCATATCTCTCGTATCGATATAAAACACAGTTGCCGATACGTTAAAATTACCAAATTGTACTTCTTGCCCTAATTCTATCTGTCTCGAAAGCTCTGGTTTTAAGTCCAAGTTGCCACTACCCTGCCAATACAAATCATTAAAAGTGGGTACTCTAAAATTCTTTGAGGTGTTTACTCTTATTTTATAATTCTTTAAAGGGGTATAATAAATTCCTGCTGCATACAAAAAAGGAGTACTGTAATTTGATGTAACTTCTTGTCGTGCTGTAGCTTCTATTTTCACTTTCGAATCAATGGCATATTTCAGCAACATACCTGCTGAGGCGACTTCTCGTTTGGCATTGTTGATCGAACTCCCGTAGCCACGAATTGAGGTATACGATAAGATAGGATTTACCGAAAATACAGCTGAAGGAACATATTCGAAATCGTATTTAATCAATTTTGTTTTAGCGCCACCATTGGTATGATTGTCATTATTTTTGTTTTCGAAATACTTATAATCTTCCGTAATATAGGCCGCTTTCAAGCTCGAAGTATAAAAGTTTTTCTTATTAATCCATTCTAGCAAATTCCTAGAATTTAAATCTTTATACTTACTGTTCGAATCAAAAGCTAATGTACCCGAGAAATTTCGGTCTCCATCAAACAACTGACCGTAAAAATTTATGGTATTTGTCGCATTCCATCTGTAGCCTGCATTGGCACTGAAAGTCATATTTTCATATTCACCATTTTGATTCCGTTGATTTTGGTTCAGGTATTGGTAGTTGTTTGACGAACTATTTCTTGAAACATTAGCCTGCACAGTCCAGTTACGATCACCCGCTTGCAACCCATAGAAGTACCCTTGCGTATTAAAGCTACCAATGTTAATGCGTGCGGTATTTGTAAACTGTTTTTTAAATTGCAACTCATTGTTCAAATGGACACTACCGCCAATGGCCGCCGAACCATAAATTCCACTACCACCACCACTTCTCACGGCTATGGAGGAATACCCCACAGGAGTAATGGTATTGAAATCCGTCTGCCCCAATAGTTGCGAATTGATCGAAATTCCGTTCCAAATCACCGCTGTTTGTGAAGCCGTAGTCCCTCGGAAAGAAACAGAAGATACCATTCCGTTTCCGTTTTCTTTAAAATACAGCAAACTATTATAACGTAAAACGTTGGTAAGCGAATTGTAGTTTTTTTCGAAAACAGAATCAGACAAGGCTTTTACTTGTAAGCTATTGGAATATTTGGTCAATGCGGGATCCGTCACCAGAACTTCTTGCAAAGCAATTGGAGATTTTGATTGAGCGCTAGCACTATGCAAGGTCCAAAAAGAAATAATACAGAGAATTATCTTTACTTTCATACTATTGCAACCCCTTATTCCCGAGCGGTTGATGTTTGTTAAGTAAAAAGGCAGGTCTCCTGGCTTGCGTCTTGTTGCTTACCTTCCCATTTTTTAAAAGTGTTTGCAAACGAAAGAAATTCTCTCCCTTTACAACTTTTTTCAAAACAGTGGTTTTGTAGATAGCAACAAGCTTGATAGCTCACAGTTGCGGGAACAGCTTAGGATTAATTTGATTAACAAAGTTTTGATTGTATACAACCATCACTACTTTTTGCACAACTACCTAATTCCCATTTAATGCTATTTTCTTTTATTCGAAAAATAGCAACCTCAATACAGCGGCAAAGATAACGTAAATTAAAAGAGAAATAAAAATGAGTTTTAAAATATAAACCGACCCATTACTTTGATGGCATCTTTAAAAGGTAAAGATGATTAGTTTGTGATTTCTTAGGACTAATTACGATGGCAGGAAACCAACCGAAGACAGAATCTGTTAAATCTCCAGTTTTCACAGGAGTACTTGTATGTACAGTTCCCCATACATAAGGCTTCTCGATTTTAGTGGTATCCGCTACCATTAATTCGTTCAACTGAATTGCAGTTGCAACTATTCCTTTTTTTTGTTGGGAATAAGCAGCAGCAGCTGTACATAGGCAACAACCAACTGCAAAAATAATTTTATTTCTCATTGTGATAAATATTTAAATTGTGACCAAAATCACAATGTTGAATACTTGGGAGAAAAGCATAGAATGACCCATACCCAAACCTTTTTTCCCGAAAGTCTGATATTGATATGTAAAAGGCAGGTCTCCTGGCTTGCGTCTTGTTACTTATTGCGTTGCTCTTTCTATATTCTAATAAAAAAAGCACTACTACAAATAGTAACAATCTTGACTGCTTACAGTTGCGGGTACAGCTCAAGTTTTTACTCCAATGCTTAATTGGATCTTGATTCCCTTTTAATGTTTGTTGTAATTTCTAAACAAACAACCTAAATACGGCAGCAAATATAAATATTTTATATGCACGCACACTATTTAACTTAGTTTTTTATGAAAGACACAAACTATTCGCTAATTTTTGCGAAAGTCAAAGTTTATCATCTTTTTTTTTCGAAAGTTTAAATGCAAGCCATATAAAGCCCAGTGTAAACTGTAATATTATAACTGCCGCAACGGCATTTATAAAAAATTTGAACGCTCTCTGAAGTAGTCTTTTTGAAGTAAAGAAACATTTAATACTATATCAAAAGGCACACAAGAACAATTAAATAAAAACAAAACAATACTTTTGTAAAAAATATCTACTATGGTTTTAGCCAATAAAATGCTACTTTGCTCTTTTATCCTCCTCCTTTTTGTTCAATGCAAAAAAGAACCGAGTCAAGTAGCTACCTCCAACCCGACCCTTAATACAGTGCAGTATGCTAGCAGTTTGTCCATCTATAAAAATGAAGGCTATTCGATCATAAAAGTAAGCACACCTTGGCCAAATGCGACGCAAGCCTTAACTTATATACTGAAGGAAAAGCAAGGTACTATTCCCGACAGTTTACAAAAATACCCCTTGATAAATGTTCCACTGAATAAAATTGTAGTAACATCTACAACCATTATTCCCTATCTCGAAATACTGGGAGTAGAAGATAAACTGGTTGGTTTCCCTCATACAGATTACATTTCGTCACCAAAAACAAGATTACTAATTGATCAAAATAAAATACAAGATGTTGGACAAAATGAGTTATTAAACACGGAACAAATTATCGATTTGTCACCCGATTTGATTGTCACCTTTAGTATGGATGATCACAATCCAACCATCAAAAATTTAGAAAAAAGTGGTTTAAAAACCTTAATACAAGCCGATTGGATGGAACAATCGCCTCTTGGAAAAGCCGAATGGATCAAGCTCTACGGAGCACTTTTTGGTAAAGAAAAAGAAGCTAAGAAACAATTTGACAAAATAGTATCGGATTATAAAAATGCGATGGCACTTACTCAAAACACCCGTGCAACTGCCACAATACTCTATGGTTCAATGTATGAAGATCAATGGTTTGTACCCAAAGGAAACAGTTGGTCTGCCCAGTTCATGAAAGATGCTAAAGCCAATTATTTGTGGGCAGAAACAGAAGGTAGCGGTAGTCTTGCCTTGTCATTTGAGGTGGTGCTAGACAAAGCACAGACAGCTCAATTTTGGATCACGAGCAGTTCATTCAAGAATTTGAAGGACATGAGCACTGCTAATCCACATTATGCTCAATTTGACGCTTTCAAACACAAAAACGTCTATACTTTTGAGGCGAAACTCGGTGCTACAGGTGGTGCTATTTATTATGAATTAGCACCAAGTCGTCCTGATTTAGTTTTAAAAGATTATATCAAAATAGTGCATCCCGACTTACTTAAAGACTATACTTTTACCTTTGCACAAAAACTTCAATAACATTGGAAAGTAAACAACATACCACCTTATTATTTGCTACAATAGGTATTGCACTCTTAAGCTTATTTTTCATGAACCTCAGCTTAGGATCAGTGCAGATTCCGCTTCGTGATATTTTTCAAAGTTTGACCGGC encodes the following:
- a CDS encoding TonB-dependent receptor — encoded protein: MKVKIILCIISFWTLHSASAQSKSPIALQEVLVTDPALTKYSNSLQVKALSDSVFEKNYNSLTNVLRYNSLLYFKENGNGMVSSVSFRGTTASQTAVIWNGISINSQLLGQTDFNTITPVGYSSIAVRSGGGSGIYGSAAIGGSVHLNNELQFKKQFTNTARINIGSFNTQGYFYGLQAGDRNWTVQANVSRNSSSNNYQYLNQNQRNQNGEYENMTFSANAGYRWNATNTINFYGQLFDGDRNFSGTLAFDSNSKYKDLNSRNLLEWINKKNFYTSSLKAAYITEDYKYFENKNNDNHTNGGAKTKLIKYDFEYVPSAVFSVNPILSYTSIRGYGSSINNAKREVASAGMLLKYAIDSKVKIEATARQEVTSNYSTPFLYAAGIYYTPLKNYKIRVNTSKNFRVPTFNDLYWQGSGNLDLKPELSRQIELGQEVQFGNFNVSATVFYIDTRDMIRWLPNENGIWKPINTDHVKNKGAEITGHFRKKINKQQFDFDLAYAYTSAVDQARDKQLTYVPYHKVTGALDYSIKNWSFNYQLLFNGAVFTTTDNLTRLKEYQVSNLSTFYKIGKKEHYKLGFQIMNIFNKSYQTVEIRPMPGINYNLSLTIKY
- a CDS encoding ABC transporter substrate-binding protein → MVLANKMLLCSFILLLFVQCKKEPSQVATSNPTLNTVQYASSLSIYKNEGYSIIKVSTPWPNATQALTYILKEKQGTIPDSLQKYPLINVPLNKIVVTSTTIIPYLEILGVEDKLVGFPHTDYISSPKTRLLIDQNKIQDVGQNELLNTEQIIDLSPDLIVTFSMDDHNPTIKNLEKSGLKTLIQADWMEQSPLGKAEWIKLYGALFGKEKEAKKQFDKIVSDYKNAMALTQNTRATATILYGSMYEDQWFVPKGNSWSAQFMKDAKANYLWAETEGSGSLALSFEVVLDKAQTAQFWITSSSFKNLKDMSTANPHYAQFDAFKHKNVYTFEAKLGATGGAIYYELAPSRPDLVLKDYIKIVHPDLLKDYTFTFAQKLQ